The Paenibacillus tianjinensis genome has a window encoding:
- a CDS encoding 5'-methylthioadenosine/adenosylhomocysteine nucleosidase, giving the protein MSIAIIGAMEEEVALLLSKMQDVIELRAGGGKLYSGSLNGREVVLLKSGIGKVNAALTTTLLLERFHCELIINTGAAGGLGAGLQVGDVVIAEELVYSDVDATAFSYAYGQVPQMPQRYPVSAGLLELAVKVIQRGQRQEQVVAGLITTADSFISQPERADEIRSRFPEALATDMEGTAIAQTAYQFGVPFLAVRSISDIAGAGAAGLFKAHLDLAAQNSAEVVLEILSLYETQKA; this is encoded by the coding sequence ATGAGCATAGCAATTATAGGCGCTATGGAAGAAGAGGTAGCCCTGCTGCTGTCCAAGATGCAGGATGTAATTGAACTTCGGGCTGGCGGCGGCAAGCTGTACAGCGGAAGCTTGAACGGGCGGGAGGTGGTGCTGCTTAAGTCAGGTATCGGCAAGGTGAACGCAGCGCTGACAACAACACTGCTACTGGAAAGGTTTCACTGCGAATTAATTATTAATACCGGAGCAGCCGGCGGTCTGGGGGCAGGGCTGCAGGTCGGTGATGTGGTAATCGCGGAAGAGCTGGTCTACAGTGATGTGGATGCTACGGCATTCAGCTATGCTTACGGTCAGGTGCCGCAGATGCCGCAGCGTTATCCGGTTTCAGCCGGACTACTTGAGCTGGCGGTAAAGGTGATTCAGCGGGGCCAACGGCAGGAGCAGGTTGTTGCCGGCCTGATTACAACGGCCGACTCGTTCATCAGCCAGCCGGAGCGGGCCGATGAGATCCGCAGCAGATTCCCGGAAGCCCTGGCTACGGATATGGAAGGTACAGCGATTGCCCAGACGGCGTATCAGTTCGGTGTCCCGTTTTTGGCGGTCCGGTCGATCTCGGATATTGCCGGCGCCGGGGCTGCCGGCTTGTTCAAAGCTCACCTCGACCTTGCAGCGCAGAACTCGGC